The following proteins are co-located in the Citrobacter freundii ATCC 8090 = MTCC 1658 = NBRC 12681 genome:
- a CDS encoding diguanylate cyclase, with product MRIATITNWAYSATVCLTIASGIVMLMASSADNTERQVVEQRYQFDQLTEEVELDAWSLSDLARDYVIAKDPEVLNAYRQKEASMKAVEHRLSKLKDLGATDEELALLHEGLQIVDALQDEQAEALASVARGEESQAITLLYGKAYEQELERAQDRIDHFRQLLDSRVRNTIEDATQSSRMLRTASEVMVGLTALLFLFVLGFILKRRVLRPVVRLSDVVNRLASQDYAVETPSFNQIDEIGDMAQAIRIFRENGLARQRLEKERDADWAIRDLLARMTQRLQGCENFADVINVAELFAPNIAPGIAGRLYILDREPWQMRCVAQWLSPQGKADAFHPDECWAVRRGQSHPPVQGEPDIACYHLPDSCQQHTLCVPLIAQGEAIGLLSFQNLSDDSTPSRAYLELMAEALGLALANQRLRDALLEKALYDPLTGLRNRHHLEDTLRTQMSQAVRNKEPISCLMIDIDHFKNINDRFGHEAGDSVIKSIAATIQRVVHDSGMAFRYGGEEFLVLLANTDEQAANRLATDIYNGVRELSLRFGVSEIGHVDVSIGVASYPQHAQSDNLLRAADVALYRAKELGRSRIVSFGMLEAS from the coding sequence GTGCGAATTGCCACAATCACCAACTGGGCCTATAGCGCGACGGTATGTCTGACCATCGCCTCCGGTATTGTCATGCTGATGGCATCCAGCGCCGATAACACCGAACGCCAGGTGGTAGAGCAGCGTTATCAATTCGATCAACTTACCGAAGAAGTCGAACTCGATGCCTGGTCGCTGTCCGACTTGGCGCGCGACTATGTTATTGCAAAAGATCCTGAGGTGCTCAACGCCTACCGTCAGAAAGAAGCGTCGATGAAAGCCGTTGAGCATCGTCTGTCGAAGCTCAAAGACCTTGGTGCAACGGATGAAGAGCTGGCGCTATTGCACGAAGGGCTGCAGATTGTGGATGCTCTGCAGGATGAGCAGGCCGAGGCGCTTGCCAGCGTCGCGCGTGGAGAAGAGTCGCAGGCCATCACCCTGCTGTACGGGAAAGCCTATGAACAGGAACTGGAGCGAGCCCAGGACCGTATAGATCATTTCCGCCAGTTACTCGATAGCCGCGTACGCAACACGATTGAAGATGCAACCCAGTCATCCCGCATGCTGCGGACGGCTTCCGAAGTGATGGTCGGTCTGACGGCGCTGCTGTTTTTATTCGTTCTCGGTTTCATTTTAAAGCGTCGTGTCCTGCGCCCCGTCGTGCGTTTGAGCGATGTCGTAAACCGTCTCGCATCGCAGGATTATGCCGTTGAGACGCCCAGCTTTAACCAGATAGACGAAATAGGCGACATGGCACAGGCGATCCGGATCTTCCGCGAGAACGGTCTGGCTCGTCAGAGACTGGAGAAGGAGCGAGATGCCGACTGGGCAATCCGCGATCTGCTGGCACGTATGACGCAGCGCCTGCAGGGCTGCGAGAATTTTGCCGATGTCATCAATGTGGCGGAACTGTTTGCACCGAATATTGCCCCAGGTATTGCCGGGCGGCTTTACATACTGGACCGGGAACCCTGGCAAATGCGCTGCGTTGCACAATGGCTCTCACCGCAGGGTAAAGCGGATGCGTTCCACCCGGACGAATGCTGGGCTGTGCGCCGCGGCCAGAGCCACCCTCCGGTACAAGGTGAACCCGATATCGCCTGCTACCATCTGCCGGATTCATGCCAGCAACATACCCTGTGCGTTCCGCTGATTGCCCAAGGAGAAGCCATCGGTCTGCTCTCATTCCAGAACCTTAGCGATGATTCCACCCCTTCTCGTGCGTATCTGGAGCTAATGGCAGAAGCACTCGGCCTCGCATTAGCCAACCAGCGTCTGCGTGACGCCCTGCTGGAGAAAGCGCTCTACGATCCGCTAACTGGTCTGCGTAACCGTCATCATCTGGAAGATACCTTACGCACTCAGATGAGCCAGGCCGTACGCAACAAGGAGCCGATCAGTTGCCTGATGATCGATATTGACCATTTTAAAAATATTAATGATCGCTTTGGTCACGAGGCGGGAGACAGCGTGATAAAAAGTATCGCCGCCACCATTCAGCGCGTGGTTCACGACAGCGGCATGGCCTTCCGCTATGGCGGTGAGGAGTTTCTGGTGCTGCTGGCCAATACGGATGAACAGGCCGCCAACCGCCTTGCGACGGATATTTATAACGGCGTACGCGAACTGTCGCTGCGCTTTGGCGTCTCTGAAATTGGTCACGTCGATGTCTCTATTGGCGTAGCCAGCTATCCGCAGCACGCCCAGAGCGACAACCTGCTGCGTGCTGCAGACGTGGCGCTGTATCGCGCTAAAGAGCTGGGACGTTCGCGCATCGTGAGCTTTGGCATGCTGGAGGCCAGTTGA
- a CDS encoding SDR family NAD(P)-dependent oxidoreductase — translation MNFQNKIAVITGSTTGIGEAVAKQLHIHGAKVIIVARSSEQAKQKAKQLSSQGQQAMGIGCDVSQPEQVRQMIDEVIERFGRLDYAVNNAGLTGDHGKNITEQTVENWDKVIATSLSGVFYCLKYEIPQMMKFGGSIVNLSAVNGLVGIPGLAPYTVAKHGIIGLTQTAALEFACQGIRVNAVAPGYVQTPRMSALPENIVHSFANSHPMKRMAKMQEIADFILFLLSDKSAFCTGGVYPIDGGYLAE, via the coding sequence ATGAATTTCCAAAATAAAATTGCTGTGATAACAGGAAGCACTACAGGAATAGGTGAGGCCGTCGCAAAGCAATTACACATACATGGTGCTAAGGTCATTATTGTCGCCCGTTCGTCAGAGCAGGCTAAACAAAAAGCGAAACAATTATCTTCACAGGGTCAACAAGCGATGGGGATCGGATGTGATGTATCACAGCCCGAACAAGTACGACAAATGATCGATGAGGTTATCGAACGCTTCGGCAGACTTGATTATGCTGTAAATAATGCAGGCTTAACAGGTGATCATGGTAAAAACATAACAGAGCAAACAGTTGAGAACTGGGATAAGGTTATTGCCACCTCATTGAGCGGAGTTTTTTACTGCCTAAAATATGAAATACCTCAGATGATGAAGTTTGGTGGCTCAATAGTGAATTTATCTGCCGTAAATGGCCTGGTTGGCATTCCTGGATTAGCGCCTTACACCGTGGCTAAGCATGGTATAATTGGTTTAACCCAAACCGCAGCGCTAGAATTTGCATGTCAAGGAATTCGAGTAAATGCAGTCGCTCCTGGTTATGTCCAGACCCCGCGAATGAGTGCACTTCCTGAAAATATCGTACATAGCTTCGCCAATAGCCACCCTATGAAAAGGATGGCAAAAATGCAAGAAATAGCAGACTTCATCTTGTTTTTGCTATCAGACAAATCCGCATTCTGTACCGGAGGAGTTTATCCAATTGATGGTGGATATTTAGCCGAGTAA
- the trpS gene encoding tryptophan--tRNA ligase, with protein MNNKTIILTGDRPTGPLHLGHYVGSLRQRAALQHDYRQFILVADLQGLTDNGSTPQKIRDNIPEVLADYLAAGIDLSLTTICLQSALPALAELTALYMNIVTVARVERNPTVKNEIAQKGFARSLPVGFLVYPISQAADITAFKAEVVPVGDDQLPMIEQTNEIVHKMNSLLSAPVLSHCKALLSETSRLPGIDGNAKMSKSLGNTLLLSASEETIHHAVSAMYTDPNHLKVSDPGQIDGNMVFTYLDAFHPDKAKVAEMKAHYQRGGLGDRTCKNELEVCLQELIAPMRELRATYIQDKGMLMAMLKKGSEQAHEITQQTLREVKQGLGLPVF; from the coding sequence ATGAACAATAAAACCATCATCCTCACTGGCGATCGTCCCACCGGCCCGCTGCATCTTGGCCATTATGTGGGGTCATTGCGCCAGCGCGCCGCGCTGCAACATGATTATCGGCAGTTTATATTGGTGGCTGACCTGCAAGGACTAACCGATAACGGCAGCACACCGCAAAAGATCCGCGACAATATTCCCGAGGTACTTGCCGACTATCTTGCCGCAGGAATAGATCTTTCACTGACCACTATTTGTTTGCAATCGGCCCTGCCTGCCCTTGCGGAATTGACCGCACTTTATATGAATATCGTCACCGTGGCTCGCGTAGAGCGTAATCCTACGGTTAAAAACGAAATTGCGCAGAAAGGGTTTGCCCGCTCGTTACCGGTTGGTTTTCTGGTTTATCCCATCAGTCAGGCGGCAGATATTACGGCCTTCAAAGCCGAAGTGGTTCCCGTCGGCGACGATCAGTTGCCAATGATTGAACAGACTAATGAAATCGTGCACAAGATGAATAGCCTGTTATCGGCCCCCGTCTTATCGCACTGCAAAGCGCTGCTGAGTGAAACCAGCCGCCTACCAGGGATCGACGGGAATGCCAAAATGTCAAAATCGCTTGGTAACACATTGCTCCTGTCAGCCAGCGAAGAAACCATTCATCACGCGGTCAGCGCAATGTACACCGACCCCAATCATCTGAAAGTATCCGACCCGGGGCAAATCGACGGCAATATGGTATTCACTTACCTCGACGCTTTTCATCCGGATAAAGCAAAAGTGGCGGAGATGAAAGCGCATTACCAACGGGGTGGACTGGGTGACCGGACATGCAAAAACGAGCTGGAGGTGTGCTTGCAGGAACTCATCGCCCCAATGCGCGAGCTGCGGGCCACCTACATTCAGGATAAAGGCATGCTGATGGCGATGCTCAAAAAAGGCAGCGAACAGGCGCACGAGATCACGCAGCAGACATTAAGAGAAGTGAAGCAAGGGCTGGGTTTGCCGGTGTTCTGA
- a CDS encoding glutathione peroxidase: MNIFHQLTATSLNGQLISMADYAGKLVLVVNTASHCGFTPQYAGLEALYKKYDTQGLVVLGFPCNQFGKQEPGGADEIAQTCYVNYGVSFPMFEKVEVNGAATHPVFRYLKDELPGILGGRIKWNFTKFLVGRDGKPLKRFAPFTTPEKIETVIFDALKI, from the coding sequence ATGAACATTTTTCATCAACTTACCGCCACCAGCCTGAATGGTCAGCTTATTTCAATGGCCGACTATGCAGGCAAACTGGTACTGGTGGTTAATACCGCCAGCCATTGTGGCTTTACGCCACAATATGCGGGCCTTGAAGCACTGTATAAGAAATACGACACACAGGGCCTGGTGGTGCTTGGTTTCCCCTGCAACCAGTTTGGTAAGCAGGAACCCGGTGGGGCCGACGAAATCGCGCAGACCTGCTACGTCAACTACGGCGTGAGTTTTCCAATGTTTGAGAAAGTGGAGGTTAACGGTGCCGCTACACACCCGGTATTTCGTTACCTGAAAGATGAATTACCCGGCATACTGGGTGGGAGGATCAAGTGGAACTTCACTAAATTTCTGGTCGGACGCGACGGAAAACCGCTTAAGCGTTTTGCCCCCTTCACCACTCCAGAAAAAATAGAAACCGTCATCTTTGATGCACTAAAAATCTAA
- a CDS encoding fimbrial biogenesis usher protein: MMLSAEPLLFDDGRLKNRGLDAGLSHYFSHAARFSPGEYPVSWVINGRNKRQLMTRFNAQGEPCITPETSRNLGLAYEFNQGCLDYQTLYPTAQLTADPYKNQISFTVPTSALTPESILLRKDIIQGGTSGLLNYNLQSSTTVQSGKHETYQLGLFESGLNLNDWLLRSRHTVSYSDGTRRSQRLYTYVQKTFQSLQQTFQAGEIYARQTLLAIPGLTGLQLFPDSALRPARSGVSVQGIARSAQARVEVYQNGQLIEATQVPEGPFSLDNISMLSTQFPLDVKVTEQDGQLTTFSVPVTALQTPADAPLYGSVALGKVRETVASDESAPWLITGSQGMRISRQATLSGSALASAQYQSAAASLSFIPIPAWSLSLQTTMAQEQYTHHAGSKESLSLRYQLNPSASIQAAWTTTSAGFRELSDAVNHTTSTANSYYNVGGNWAHEHLGLFSLSYSTSSARDHAATPKSWYASWSKNWRWAGHGQINLSATWQRVSGSRTSTQRDDDVFYIRLGLPLGHERVNLSLRRQGSRTYNDVQTSGQWDDMSYSLSAGRDWQNAQNTISGSFGQNLHYAQMSGYASQTANYWGYGGSLSGGISVNQEGILFSPYAIQESYGTLSLNSPLSGIKVSTPQGPVWTDYRGKALVPGLTPWQPSRLNIDVKTLPRHVDLTNGAAELTVSRGAVAFTQFRVSDTRRVLMTVRRIDGKLLSKGKGIVDSDGQYVTNSLEKGLVFFSNLQPGESFFVGDDNGSPMCQLQYSLPPTPPQDGLYEELTGVCE, translated from the coding sequence ATGATGTTATCCGCCGAACCTTTACTATTTGATGACGGAAGATTAAAAAACCGTGGACTGGATGCTGGTCTGAGTCATTATTTTTCTCACGCCGCACGTTTTTCACCAGGCGAATATCCTGTTAGTTGGGTGATTAACGGGCGCAATAAACGTCAGCTTATGACGCGATTTAATGCGCAGGGCGAACCCTGTATAACCCCTGAAACATCCCGAAATCTCGGACTTGCGTATGAGTTTAATCAAGGATGTCTGGATTATCAGACGCTTTATCCCACAGCACAGTTAACGGCAGACCCGTATAAAAATCAGATTAGTTTTACAGTTCCGACATCTGCGCTGACGCCAGAAAGCATCTTATTACGGAAGGATATTATTCAGGGAGGCACATCGGGGCTGCTTAATTATAATCTGCAGTCGTCAACCACAGTTCAGTCCGGAAAGCACGAAACTTATCAACTGGGACTATTTGAATCAGGACTGAATCTGAATGACTGGCTGCTTCGCAGTCGTCATACGGTATCGTACAGTGACGGAACACGTCGTTCTCAGCGACTATATACTTATGTCCAGAAGACGTTTCAGTCGCTACAACAGACCTTTCAGGCAGGAGAGATATACGCTCGTCAGACGCTACTCGCCATTCCTGGATTAACGGGACTTCAACTGTTTCCTGATAGTGCACTGCGTCCTGCTCGTAGCGGCGTTTCTGTTCAGGGAATAGCGCGTTCCGCGCAGGCTCGTGTTGAGGTTTATCAAAACGGACAGTTAATCGAGGCAACACAGGTTCCTGAAGGACCGTTTTCATTAGATAACATTTCCATGCTCAGCACGCAGTTTCCGCTGGATGTGAAAGTGACGGAACAGGATGGTCAGTTAACAACGTTTTCAGTACCTGTCACGGCCTTACAAACTCCGGCCGACGCTCCCCTTTATGGTTCTGTGGCACTCGGTAAAGTGCGCGAGACAGTTGCCAGCGATGAATCGGCCCCCTGGCTCATTACCGGAAGTCAGGGAATGCGGATTTCCCGACAGGCAACGCTAAGCGGTAGCGCTCTGGCCTCAGCACAGTATCAATCCGCGGCGGCATCCCTGAGTTTTATTCCGATACCGGCATGGTCACTGTCGCTGCAAACCACGATGGCACAGGAACAGTACACGCATCATGCGGGCAGCAAGGAAAGCCTCAGTCTCCGCTACCAGCTTAACCCTTCCGCCAGTATTCAGGCGGCCTGGACCACAACATCTGCGGGATTTCGTGAGCTCAGCGACGCTGTAAATCATACGACTTCCACCGCGAACAGTTACTACAATGTGGGAGGTAACTGGGCTCATGAACATTTAGGTCTGTTTTCGCTGAGTTACTCGACCTCCTCCGCGCGTGACCATGCCGCCACACCGAAATCATGGTATGCCTCATGGTCAAAAAACTGGCGCTGGGCTGGACATGGTCAGATTAACCTTTCGGCCACATGGCAACGTGTTTCTGGCTCCCGGACGAGTACGCAACGTGACGATGATGTTTTTTATATCCGACTTGGGCTGCCTCTGGGACACGAGCGCGTAAATCTGTCCCTTCGTCGACAGGGCTCCCGGACTTATAACGATGTTCAGACCAGCGGACAATGGGACGATATGTCATATTCGCTATCGGCAGGACGGGACTGGCAAAATGCCCAAAATACCATCAGCGGCAGTTTTGGGCAGAATTTGCATTATGCCCAGATGAGTGGGTATGCCAGCCAGACCGCCAATTATTGGGGGTATGGCGGTTCGCTAAGCGGTGGGATTTCCGTTAATCAGGAAGGGATACTTTTTTCACCTTATGCGATTCAGGAATCATACGGCACGCTTTCATTAAATTCTCCGCTTTCCGGGATCAAAGTATCTACCCCGCAGGGCCCCGTCTGGACTGATTATCGCGGCAAAGCGCTGGTTCCCGGCTTAACACCGTGGCAGCCCTCTCGTCTCAATATTGATGTTAAAACGTTGCCCAGACATGTCGACTTAACCAATGGTGCCGCGGAGCTTACCGTTTCGCGAGGAGCCGTCGCATTCACACAATTCAGGGTATCAGACACCCGCAGGGTACTCATGACAGTCAGACGTATTGACGGAAAGCTTCTGTCTAAAGGAAAAGGGATCGTAGACAGCGATGGGCAGTACGTGACGAATTCTCTGGAAAAAGGCCTGGTTTTCTTTAGCAACCTGCAGCCCGGTGAGTCGTTCTTTGTGGGGGATGACAACGGTAGCCCCATGTGTCAGCTACAGTATTCCCTGCCCCCAACACCACCTCAGGATGGTTTATATGAAGAGTTAACGGGAGTATGCGAATGA
- a CDS encoding AI-2E family transporter, which translates to MRFNGLTKGFFIFILALVTWAFFDVLSPYFSAILWAAILTTIFNPVKNRLRSALGERNGLASLITIVIICLIVFIPLMVILSSLAIELNVVYTKLQQNDTQFPEVVASVLSYLPDWARGFLAEHNLDDVAQIQKKLSDVVLQGGQYLAGSAFLIGKGTFGFAISFGIMLYLLFFLLKDGPYLVRQILDSLPLSDFAKQHLFAKFVGVTRATVKGTAVVALVQGILGGIAFAIVDIDGSVLWGALMAFLSLVPAVGSAIVWVPAAIFLFATHQLWQGLFIVGFFVIIVGLVDNILRPLLVGKDTKMPDYLILISTLGGMEIYGINGFVIGPLIAALFITCWNLFSGRDHEGNVEGIDEAFMEEGKNPPDL; encoded by the coding sequence ATGCGATTTAACGGACTGACTAAAGGTTTCTTCATTTTCATACTTGCCCTCGTGACCTGGGCATTCTTCGATGTGCTGTCCCCCTACTTTTCCGCCATTTTGTGGGCCGCGATATTAACGACTATCTTTAACCCGGTAAAAAACAGACTGCGCAGCGCGCTTGGCGAACGCAACGGACTGGCATCGTTGATTACCATCGTCATTATCTGTCTGATTGTCTTTATCCCGCTGATGGTAATCCTGTCATCGCTGGCCATTGAACTGAACGTGGTGTACACCAAACTGCAACAGAATGACACGCAGTTCCCGGAGGTCGTCGCTTCTGTTCTTTCGTATCTTCCTGACTGGGCCAGAGGTTTTCTGGCAGAACACAATCTGGATGATGTCGCGCAGATCCAGAAAAAACTGTCCGATGTCGTGCTGCAGGGTGGACAGTACCTCGCCGGCAGCGCGTTCCTGATTGGTAAAGGAACATTCGGCTTTGCTATTAGCTTCGGCATCATGCTGTATCTACTGTTCTTCTTACTGAAGGACGGACCGTACCTGGTGCGCCAGATTCTGGACTCATTACCGCTTTCTGATTTTGCCAAACAGCACCTGTTTGCAAAATTCGTCGGCGTGACGCGGGCAACAGTCAAGGGCACGGCGGTCGTCGCTTTGGTTCAGGGTATTCTTGGCGGCATCGCGTTTGCGATTGTAGATATCGACGGTAGCGTTCTGTGGGGCGCGTTGATGGCGTTTCTCTCCCTCGTGCCCGCCGTCGGTTCAGCGATCGTCTGGGTACCAGCAGCAATATTTCTGTTCGCCACCCATCAGCTATGGCAAGGGCTGTTTATCGTTGGCTTCTTTGTGATTATCGTTGGGCTTGTGGACAATATCCTGCGCCCGCTGCTGGTAGGTAAAGACACCAAAATGCCTGATTACCTGATCCTGATAAGCACCCTCGGTGGAATGGAGATCTACGGTATCAACGGCTTTGTGATTGGCCCACTGATTGCCGCGCTATTCATTACCTGCTGGAACCTGTTTTCCGGGCGTGACCATGAAGGTAACGTGGAAGGAATTGACGAAGCCTTTATGGAAGAAGGAAAAAATCCTCCAGATCTGTGA
- a CDS encoding DUF1120 domain-containing protein → MKLNKLLVALSLTFISGSVLAAGGDTATLKVTGKLVPGACAVNLDNAGIVDYGTMLMTNLSATEDNQLPEKRINMGIKCNSERLVAYTLHDERRDSLYNGVIKNATVDGSDIPASSNQFGLGLTNDGEARLGAYTVINWFPDMTYSGSADNLVFIGSKGNSDDWSRTTSGSTVNGVDVAARLHTLGNPDTLTPAAFSELKIPLSIKGVLRKGEDLKITDETNLDGEATISLVYL, encoded by the coding sequence ATGAAATTAAATAAACTACTGGTTGCTTTATCACTTACTTTTATTTCCGGCTCAGTCCTTGCGGCAGGTGGAGACACGGCCACGCTTAAAGTCACAGGAAAATTAGTGCCGGGCGCATGCGCCGTCAATCTGGATAACGCCGGTATTGTTGACTACGGAACAATGTTAATGACGAACCTGTCTGCAACTGAAGACAATCAACTGCCGGAAAAACGTATTAATATGGGTATTAAATGCAATTCCGAACGACTTGTTGCGTATACCCTTCATGATGAACGTAGAGATTCTCTTTATAATGGTGTGATTAAAAATGCCACCGTTGATGGCAGCGATATACCCGCAAGCAGCAATCAATTTGGTCTGGGGCTTACGAACGACGGTGAAGCAAGACTGGGGGCATATACTGTTATTAACTGGTTCCCTGATATGACTTATTCGGGTAGCGCTGACAATCTGGTGTTTATCGGAAGTAAAGGTAACAGCGACGACTGGTCACGCACGACTTCTGGCAGCACCGTAAACGGCGTGGATGTTGCGGCCAGATTACACACCTTAGGAAATCCTGATACATTAACCCCGGCAGCTTTCTCTGAATTGAAAATTCCATTATCTATTAAAGGAGTTCTTCGCAAAGGGGAAGACCTTAAGATTACGGATGAAACGAATCTCGACGGTGAGGCAACGATTTCTCTGGTTTATCTCTGA
- a CDS encoding helix-turn-helix domain-containing protein gives MHLKYNISNVNARIGRFVRSNRQKMNMSAEELAVELNICQQHVSRFERGQCAFTLEFILRILNVFNIRLSHLVSEVFYEDSQVFSKARNIIQNNSMTKTIN, from the coding sequence ATGCACTTGAAATACAATATATCTAACGTTAACGCCAGAATCGGTCGATTCGTTCGTAGCAACCGACAAAAAATGAATATGAGCGCAGAAGAGTTAGCTGTTGAGTTAAATATATGTCAGCAGCATGTATCACGGTTTGAACGGGGGCAGTGCGCTTTTACGTTAGAGTTTATTCTGCGAATTCTGAACGTTTTTAACATAAGACTGAGTCATCTTGTCAGTGAAGTTTTCTATGAGGATTCACAGGTATTTAGCAAGGCCAGAAACATTATCCAAAACAATTCAATGACTAAGACCATTAATTAA
- a CDS encoding fimbria/pilus chaperone family protein codes for MRQPFFFWKVLFILSLFLICIPQVSMATGMQPDSSLLLIQEKESGGSMNVTNTDNIPSLLYTQVINVDGEDDTIKLLPTQPVVRVEGGKTQQVRFILKTKKPLITEHLKRVIFEGIPPKIPGSNKIGITIRQNLPVLIHPEGLPERKDPWTLLTWHKEGNQLKVTNPGPYVVRLAQQFVTLPSKTQFDLGRTYLLPGQHITLSSASSLTADNEVRFVPVSRYGVQVSEFIASLN; via the coding sequence ATGCGTCAGCCATTTTTCTTCTGGAAAGTTCTTTTCATTCTTTCACTTTTCCTGATTTGCATCCCACAGGTCAGTATGGCCACCGGAATGCAGCCTGACAGTTCCCTTTTACTGATCCAGGAAAAGGAAAGTGGAGGCAGCATGAATGTCACCAATACAGACAATATCCCTTCCCTGCTTTACACACAGGTCATTAATGTTGACGGTGAGGATGACACGATTAAACTCCTGCCGACTCAGCCGGTAGTCCGGGTTGAAGGAGGTAAGACTCAGCAAGTTCGATTTATTCTTAAAACGAAAAAGCCGCTAATTACTGAGCATCTTAAACGTGTCATTTTCGAAGGTATCCCCCCAAAAATCCCCGGTAGTAACAAAATTGGTATTACGATACGTCAGAATTTACCCGTACTTATTCATCCAGAAGGATTACCGGAACGAAAAGATCCCTGGACGTTACTTACATGGCATAAAGAAGGCAATCAGCTGAAAGTTACTAATCCAGGCCCCTATGTCGTCCGCCTGGCCCAGCAGTTTGTCACACTACCGTCGAAGACACAATTTGACCTCGGGAGAACGTATTTACTGCCGGGCCAGCATATAACCTTATCATCAGCATCCTCGCTTACGGCTGATAACGAAGTACGTTTTGTTCCAGTCAGCCGTTACGGTGTTCAGGTGTCGGAGTTTATTGCTTCGCTAAATTGA
- a CDS encoding DUF1120 domain-containing protein, with protein MISFWFKEIFQRVIYHQSSVTGKMRLISLIKSRIHRWLCCAGGIFCLLITKAYAENTVDVSFSAEMIPAACRVSLDNGGTVDYGTLSLSSIRSSSPYLLTPRVIGLHIQCESLRQVAWMVNDEKAETRVRNLIIDSHDDKTSGRHSSDTLFGLGVTSGQKPIGGYLITALAGESAVEGDIASWGYQTGEQERSMWQSAGTALTLISGIMRLTPVDAKNNPVAIRQLTIPLRISAAIASDGLSLQDETELQGEATISLIYL; from the coding sequence ATGATTTCATTTTGGTTCAAGGAAATTTTTCAGCGTGTTATATACCACCAGTCAAGTGTTACAGGAAAGATGCGCCTGATTTCGCTTATTAAAAGCCGGATACATCGGTGGCTTTGTTGTGCCGGGGGGATATTTTGCCTGTTGATTACGAAGGCGTATGCGGAAAATACGGTGGATGTGAGCTTTTCAGCTGAAATGATCCCGGCGGCATGCCGGGTATCGCTGGATAATGGCGGCACTGTGGATTACGGTACGCTGAGTCTCTCATCGATCCGTTCTTCATCTCCCTATCTGTTGACGCCACGTGTTATCGGCTTGCATATACAGTGCGAGAGCCTGCGACAGGTGGCATGGATGGTCAATGATGAAAAAGCGGAAACCCGGGTCCGTAACCTGATAATTGACTCTCACGATGATAAGACATCTGGTCGGCATTCATCTGACACCCTCTTTGGACTGGGTGTTACCTCAGGTCAAAAACCGATTGGTGGTTACCTGATAACCGCATTAGCCGGGGAGAGCGCCGTGGAAGGCGATATCGCGTCATGGGGGTATCAGACGGGGGAACAAGAACGGAGCATGTGGCAATCAGCCGGGACAGCACTAACACTGATTTCAGGCATCATGAGACTGACTCCGGTGGATGCGAAAAATAATCCCGTGGCAATTCGTCAGTTGACAATCCCCCTCAGGATCTCTGCCGCCATTGCCTCCGATGGCCTGAGCTTACAGGATGAGACTGAGTTACAGGGCGAGGCCACAATCAGCCTGATTTATTTGTAA
- a CDS encoding helix-turn-helix transcriptional regulator, with product MTRTERLLELLQILRAQRYPITASTLSERLGISVRSLYRDIKTLQHQGVCIEGGAGIGYIVKSDFHLPPLNLSHEEVNAITLGLNWVSHNTDHDFKIIAKNALAKIHTVISGELKNLIESQSYLIGPSEKNEMFFEDIRNAIKKRKRIKIKYCDKKDSYSSRVIWPIGLVYMESCWLLVAWCEMRNDFRHFRTDKIKEIEQLDSFYSESRAVLLKKWRVKEGISEEKEY from the coding sequence ATGACTAGAACAGAAAGGCTTCTCGAATTACTACAGATATTAAGGGCACAAAGATATCCGATCACTGCATCCACACTCTCAGAAAGATTAGGGATAAGTGTGCGTTCCCTTTACAGAGATATAAAAACGCTACAGCATCAAGGGGTATGCATTGAAGGTGGTGCTGGAATTGGTTATATCGTTAAATCTGATTTTCATTTGCCACCCTTAAACCTGTCTCATGAAGAAGTCAATGCTATTACGCTTGGATTGAATTGGGTCTCTCATAATACGGACCATGATTTCAAAATTATCGCTAAGAATGCACTTGCCAAAATACATACCGTCATTTCCGGTGAGTTGAAAAATCTTATTGAAAGTCAATCCTATCTGATTGGTCCTTCAGAAAAAAATGAGATGTTTTTTGAAGATATTCGCAATGCTATTAAAAAGCGAAAGAGAATCAAAATAAAGTATTGTGATAAGAAAGACTCTTACTCTTCTCGAGTCATATGGCCCATTGGGTTGGTATACATGGAGTCATGTTGGCTTTTGGTTGCATGGTGTGAGATGAGAAACGATTTTCGCCACTTTAGGACTGACAAAATTAAGGAAATTGAGCAACTGGATTCCTTTTATAGTGAAAGCAGGGCGGTTTTATTGAAAAAATGGAGAGTAAAAGAAGGGATTAGCGAGGAGAAAGAGTACTGA